The genomic DNA GGGGGCCGTGGAGTCCCACGGGATGTGACTGTGCCCGAAGACGAGGACGTCCAGGTCGGGGAAGCACCGGGCGCAGCGCCGCTCCCGCCCGACGGCAGCTCCTGTCTCGTGCACGACACCGAAGCGGAGCCGGCCCAGCTCGGCCCGGGCGACCTCGGGAAGTCTCCGGCGCAGGCCCGGGCCGTCGTTGTTGCCGTACACCCCGATGAGCCGCTGGGCTCTGGACTCCAGCAGGTCCAAGGTGGCCTCGTCGGTCCAGTCGCCGGCATGGATGACGACATCGGCCTCGTCGACACCCGCGAGAAGGGCCTCGGGCAGCCGCTTAGCACGAGTCGGCAGGTGCGTGTCGGAGGTCAGCAACAGCTGCATACCGCCACGATAAGCCGCATAACTCTGGATACCCCGGAAGGAACAGGTACCGGACCCTGAAGCGTCATGCTTCGCGGTGGAGATGGCCGCCCACCTGTTGAGCAAGACGGCCACGGCGACTGAACAACGCGCGGATCCGCCGGGCGGTCAAGGCCCGGGGCCACTTCCCCAGTGAGCAGGCCGCGCTGAAATACGACTACATGGCGATCATGTCCCTCGACCCGACCGGCAAGGGCCGCAAGCGCTGGACCATGCGCTGGAAGACCCCCCTGAACGCCTTCCAGATCGCCTTCGAAGGCCGCCTCACCCCGGCCAACAACTGAACCTTAACAACCAAGATCAGCCGTTAAATTGACACACCCGCCTCGCCGACATCCAGCCCGGCGTCACCCACCACGGCGACGACATCGGACGCTGGCTCGCCACCCAGCGGCGGGCCTGGGGCCAGCGCAACGAGGAGCAGCAGCTGGTCGAGCTGGGCGTGGAAGCGGCCGTACAGCCCCGCAAGGAGCCCGCGAAGGCCAGCACGGCGTTCCGGGTCGGACAAGAGCGGTGCGGCCTTCCAGAAGGGCTTGGATGCCCTGGCGCAGTACGTCGAGAGGGAGGGCGCGATGCCCGGCCGAGGCCACGTCGAGATCCTGGCCGACGGCACAGAGCACCGCACCGGTATCTGGATCGGCAACCAGAAAAACCGCCGCGACAAACTCCACGGCCAGCAGCTCGCGGCCCTCGCCCAGTTGGGAGTGGAGTGGACCGTGTTGTAGGCGATCGCTGCGAAAAGCCCAGCACGTCCCACCGGGCACGGTCCGAACTGGGGTACCTGTCGACTCCCAGACGACAAGGGAGGAGCGCATGAGCACCGAGCAGCACGATGCGTACGGGGGAAGGGCTGTCCTGCATCAGTCGGCGGTGACCGTGCGCTCTGCGGGTGCTGGCCGGGACGGCGGTGTCGTCGGCTGCGGTGGACGAGTTGGTCTCGCTGTTGGCGGCCAGGACGCGCACCGGGGTCCGGTGACGTGCGATCCGCGCGGGTCACGTGCCTGAGTGGGGGAGGGTCTGTTCGCTCCAGACTGTCTTGCCTTCGGTGGTGTAGCGGGTGCCCCATCGTTGGGCGAGTTGAGCGACGATGAACAGGCCGCGTCCCTCTTCGTCGACTGTGCGGGCGTGGCGTAGGCGGGGGGGAAGTAGCGGCGTCGTCGTGTACTTCGCAGGTGAGGGTGCGGTTCTTGATGAGGCGTAGCTGCAGGGGTGGGGCGCCGTAGCGGATCGCGTTGGTGATGAGTTCGCTGACGATCAGTTCGGCTGCGTAGGCGGTGTCTTCGTCCACGTTCCAGTCTGCGAGTGTGCGGCGGGTGTGTTGGCGGGCGGTGGCGGCTGCTGTGGGGTCGTGGTCGAGGAGCCAGGTGGCCAGACAGTGGGCGGGGAAGGGCCGGGTGCGGGCGAGGAGGAGAACGGCGTCGCCGGGACGGTCCTTGCCGCGGAGGGTGCAGCGGATGTCGTCACGCAGGTCCTTAAGGGGCCGGCCGGGTTGAGCAAGGACATCACGCAGGGGTGCGGGGGCAATCTCGGATTCGGCGGGGGGTGTGGGCAGGGTCGCGGGGGTGTAGAGGGCGAGGATGCTGCCGTGAGGGAGGTCGGTGGTGGTGGCGGCGAAGGGCGGTCCTTCCGCGCTGCCCAGGAGAGGCCCTGGGGTGCAGTCGTCCGGGACCTCGGTGCTGTTGTCGGGGCGGATGATCACGGGGGCGGTGTGCCCGGCACGTGCGAAGGTGCACGTGCGGGTGATGGGGTCGTAGACCGCGTAGACGCAGCTCGCCGAGAACGGTTGCGGGTGCAGGGGGTCGCTGGGGTGCAGAGCCGCGCGCTCTGCTGCCAAGAAGACCGCGGTGTCGTTGAGGCGCGCGAGGAGCTCGTCGGGTTGCAGATCCAGCGCGGCCAGAGAGCGGATGACGATGCGCAGCTGCCCCATGGTGATGGCGGCTTGGATGCCGCGACCGGTGACCTCTCCGGCCACCAGAGCAGTGCGGGCGCCGGACAAGGGAATCGTGTCGAACCAGCCTCCCCCGCCACTGGCTCCGGGCATGTACAGGGAGGCGGTTTCGACAGTGCTGTGTGAGGCGGGATAGCGCGGGAGCTGGTGCTGGACCGTCGCGGCGATGGTGTACTCGCGGGTGAACCGGCGGGCGTTGTCGATGCACAGGGCGGTGTGGGAGGCCACATCGGCAGCAAGGCCGGCATCGTCCTCGTTGTAGGGATCGGACCCGCCAGCGCGGATGAGGCTCAGCACTCCCAGGGCCGTTCCGCGCAGAACCAGCGGCGCCACGATGAGCGTGTGCGCTCCGACTGCGCGGACCCCCCCCGGCCCTGGCGGCGTCGAGCCACGGGATGCCGGGACTCACGGGCACGAGGCGGGGACGAAAGTCGCTCATGGCCTGCGCGTAGGGGGTCAGCAAGTTGAGACTCCGCACGTCACTCACCGGATGGTCCTGTGCCTGCAGGTCGTCGCGGGCGCGGTAGGCGGCACGGCGCAGAGCAACATCCTGAGCCAGTGGCCCTGTCGGGGACTCCTCGCCGTGTACCACGGCATCCACGATGTCCACCATGGCGATGTCGGCAAAGCCGGGCACCAAGGTGTCCACCAGCTCCTGGCAGGTCGCGATCACATCCAGGGTCCGTCCCACACGCTCGCGCACAGTGTTCAGGACACGCTTCCGGGCACGCGCCTGCTCCTGATCCGTGACGTCGACCACCGTGCCAGCCAGTCCCAGGACCTTGCCTTGCGGGTCCTGCAGACGGAACACCGACAACGACCAGATTCGTTCCAGTCCTTGGTCGGCTGCCATCCGCCTGCGGAGCAGATACTCGCGCACGGGCACACCGCTCTCCAGCACGCCACGAAGCATCGCTTCCACCTCGTCGGGCGCGGACAGGTCGGTGTATGCCTCGGCGAAATGCAGCCCGAGCACGTCGTCGACCGCCACACCACGCATACCCGACGCGGCGGTGTTGACCCGCACGACCCGCAGCTGCGTATCCAGAACGTGGAGCCCTACCGGTGACTGGGTGAACAAGGCGTCCAAGAGCGCCCCTTCCACCCCGTCCCCCGTCTCCCCGCCCCCCCGGCGTCCGGCGCATCGGTTCCTTGTCCGCCACAAAGATCACCTCCGCCACCCAGACTGGCCCGACGCGGGGTGCCGATAGACCGCCACGCCGCATCGGGAACCCGAACAGCCCCCAGCACCACCGCGGACCACAGGCGGTCGGTGTTCCCACGGCCTCGCCCCGCCCGGCGCCCGCAGAGCAGCACCGGCTCTCCCCACCGCGGCGACGACATCGACCCCTGGCCCACGCGGCAGGTACGGGACTGGGTGCGGCTGATCGCGGAGCAGTAACACCGCCTGGACGAGGTGCGCGTGAAACCGGCTGTGTGGCCCCAAAAGGCCGCAGCGCGAACCAACGGCGAAGACTGCTGGGTAACGAACGGCTCCGACGCGTTCCAGCGGGGCGTAGCGGCCTTCCAGCAGTACATCCAGCGGGGGGAGATGACTGTAGTCGGACGACAGCACGTGGAAGAGCTCCCGGACGGCACCTCCGGCCGCATCGGATCCCTCACAAGGCTCATCTACCAAGCCGCCATCCACGACGGCACCGAAAAGAATCACCAAAACCGCCCTCGACACCATCCGCCTCGACCACCTCGCCAAAACCCACCACCGCCCCCGCACCCGCACCCGCACCCGCTAACCCCACCAGCCAAGCTGGCAAAACAGCGCTGACCAGCACAAACACCGTCCGGGCCCTTACACGCTAGAACTACCTACAACACACCCAGCCACGCTCAGCACACACCGCACAGCCCCAGCTCACACACCCTGACCAGCCCGACCGACCCGCCAATTCCGTCTCTCAGCGAACCGACAACACCCCAGCCCAGCCACCACCCAACACACCAACAAGCCCCCCTCCCAGCGTCAGGGCGAGTCATCCCGACGGTCGTCGTTTCTCTTGACCGTGCTGCCCACCGGTGACTGGCCCCCCGTCCGTGGTGCCGCACCGCACAAGTAGCAGCGCCATGTCGTCACTGCTGTGTGGATCGGCCGTCTCCCGGGCGCGTTTGATGATCATGTCCGCGAGCACGTCCAGCGGTTGGTCCTCTGCCTGACCCAGCTGCTGGGCGAGGCGGTCGATAGACCTCCCAATGTCGGAGCCCCGCCTCTCCACGAGGCCGTCGGTGTACAGGGCGAGGACCGCGCCGGGCGGCAGGGACACCTCGACGCTCTGCAGGCGGATCTCCTCCTCTACGCCGAGAAGCAATCCAGGAGGCAGGTCGAGAACCTCTACATCGCCAGCACCGCGGCGGACCATCGCCGGTGGGTGGCCGGCGGAAACCAGCTGAACGCGATGCCCCCGTTCGTCGATCTGTGCGTAGATGCAACTACAGAACAAGTCGCTTCCCTGCTCCGTAAGGAATGCGTTGGTGCGGGCGAGGACCTCTTCGGGCGTCGCACCCGTCCCCGCGTAGATGTGCACGGCGGTGCGAATCTGTCCCATAAGGGACGCAGCCTGGACACTGTGCCCCTGGAC from Streptomyces sp. NBC_01707 includes the following:
- a CDS encoding metallophosphoesterase family protein, which produces MQLLLTSDTHLPTRAKRLPEALLAGVDEADVVIHAGDWTDEATLDLLESRAQRLIGVYGNNDGPGLRRRLPEVARAELGRLRFGVVHETGAAVGRERRCARCFPDLDVLVFGHSHIPWDSTAPGGMRLLNPGSPTDRRRQPFCTYMTASITGGVLQDLALHRLRPKS